One genomic region from Stackebrandtia nassauensis DSM 44728 encodes:
- a CDS encoding NUDIX hydrolase: protein MNDRVLAAGGVLWRPAAPDNASTDTVEVAGVYRPETRNWSLPKGKLDDGEHPLSAACREVAEETGLTPIPQAFLVTARYTLPREGGEIEKIVDYWSMRALDERATFTPTAEVTEQRWFGLAEAEKVLTRPRDQVALGAFRDLPRVTATVLLLRHAQAEPETAYPGADVARPLNATGRGDSARLVPLLALYNPHRIVAATPLRCVKTVTPLSAALGLEIQGEEVFDATGHPGNPERAAARLRELATGGGGVVCSQLPVIADSLAILADTDGVAMPSVHTPPGGVWVLSFSHKTLVAAERLSV, encoded by the coding sequence GTGAACGATCGCGTCTTGGCAGCGGGCGGCGTTCTGTGGCGCCCCGCGGCACCGGACAACGCCTCAACAGACACAGTGGAAGTCGCCGGGGTCTACCGGCCGGAGACCCGCAACTGGTCGCTTCCCAAGGGCAAGCTCGACGACGGCGAACATCCGCTGTCGGCGGCCTGCCGGGAGGTCGCCGAGGAGACCGGGCTGACCCCGATACCGCAGGCATTCCTGGTCACCGCGCGATACACGCTGCCGCGTGAGGGCGGCGAGATCGAGAAGATCGTCGACTACTGGTCGATGCGGGCGCTGGACGAGCGCGCCACGTTCACCCCCACCGCCGAGGTCACCGAACAGCGCTGGTTCGGCCTGGCCGAGGCCGAGAAGGTGCTGACGCGTCCCCGGGATCAGGTGGCGCTGGGGGCGTTTCGGGACCTGCCGCGCGTCACCGCGACCGTGCTGCTGCTGCGGCACGCCCAGGCCGAACCCGAGACCGCCTACCCCGGCGCCGATGTGGCCCGGCCGCTCAACGCCACCGGGCGCGGCGACTCGGCGCGGCTGGTGCCGCTGCTGGCCCTCTACAATCCACACAGGATCGTCGCGGCCACCCCGTTGCGCTGCGTCAAGACCGTCACCCCGCTGTCGGCCGCGCTGGGGCTCGAGATCCAGGGCGAGGAGGTCTTCGACGCCACCGGACATCCCGGCAACCCGGAACGCGCCGCGGCCCGGCTGCGGGAACTGGCCACCGGGGGCGGCGGGGTCGTGTGCAGCCAGCTGCCGGTCATCGCCGACTCGCTGGCGATCCTGGCCGACACCGACGGCGTCGCGATGCCCAGTGTGCACACTCCCCCCGGCGGCGTGTGGGTGCTGTCGTTCTCGCACAAGACCCTGGTCGCCGCCGAACGGCTCAGCGTCTGA
- a CDS encoding lysophospholipid acyltransferase family protein: MPRSKDKLDAKYWFGRPGGDRRGFWLLVVAQPIKWFLWFIASRTWSGMRHVPMKGGVILACNHISQADPLVVAHFVYNTGRNPSFLAKDGVFKVPVVGKLIKWTGQIPVYRGGTDAVKSLHAAIERVDSGGSVIFYPEGTTSKQPEHWPMRGRTGVARLAMETGAPVIPMTVWGPQRIFDPIRKKARFRLRAPVTVTAGPPVDLSAWEGAEPNAENLNAMTDAIMLRIRDQLAELRGEAAPPLYDLKAAKKKSREET, translated from the coding sequence GTGCCCAGAAGCAAAGACAAGCTCGACGCCAAGTACTGGTTCGGCCGCCCCGGCGGTGACCGGCGCGGCTTCTGGCTGCTCGTCGTCGCACAGCCCATCAAGTGGTTCCTGTGGTTCATCGCCAGCCGGACCTGGTCCGGGATGCGGCACGTGCCCATGAAGGGCGGGGTGATCCTCGCCTGCAACCACATCTCGCAGGCCGACCCGCTCGTGGTGGCGCACTTCGTCTACAACACCGGCCGCAACCCGTCGTTCCTGGCCAAGGACGGTGTCTTCAAGGTGCCGGTGGTCGGCAAGCTCATCAAGTGGACCGGCCAGATCCCCGTCTACCGGGGCGGCACCGACGCCGTCAAGTCGCTGCACGCCGCCATCGAGCGCGTCGACAGCGGCGGCTCGGTGATCTTCTACCCCGAGGGCACCACCTCCAAGCAGCCCGAGCACTGGCCGATGCGCGGCCGCACCGGAGTCGCCCGGCTGGCAATGGAAACCGGCGCCCCGGTCATCCCGATGACCGTGTGGGGGCCGCAGCGTATCTTCGACCCCATTCGCAAGAAGGCGCGGTTCCGGTTGCGCGCACCCGTCACCGTCACCGCCGGTCCGCCGGTGGACCTGTCGGCCTGGGAAGGGGCCGAACCCAACGCCGAGAACCTCAACGCGATGACCGATGCGATCATGTTGCGCATCCGTGATCAGCTCGCCGAGCTGCGCGGCGAGGCCGCGCCACCCCTGTACGACCTCAAGGCGGCCAAGAAGAAGAGCAGGGAGGAAACCTGA
- a CDS encoding D-alanine--D-alanine ligase family protein, giving the protein MKKTKVAVVLGGRSVEHPVSCASAAGVIAALDPEQYEVVAVGITQAGQWLSVDARSAKLALGDGNVPEISADSGQHVVLAADPTMKDVAITDAAGGARVLSDVDVVFPVLHGAYGEDGTIQGLLEMADVPYVGSNVLSSAASMDKDFMKRLLKAEGIPVGDYVVLKRDQTLSEAEKQRLGLPVFVKPSRAGSSLGISKVTDWDDLDKAIATARAVDPKVLVEAAFTGVRELECGVLEREDGGAPDTTPPFEVLIAGTEGWFDFEAKYLASGSPYDLAPDLPEGTAERIRELAARVFTVMDCSDLARVDFFLASDGTVYVNEINTMPGLTPGSGVPVAWANAGVDYPELVARLVRLAANRGTGLR; this is encoded by the coding sequence ATGAAGAAGACGAAGGTCGCCGTTGTCCTGGGTGGACGAAGCGTTGAGCACCCGGTCTCGTGCGCGAGCGCGGCGGGCGTCATCGCCGCCCTCGACCCGGAGCAGTACGAGGTCGTGGCGGTGGGCATCACGCAGGCCGGACAGTGGCTGTCGGTGGACGCGCGATCGGCGAAGCTGGCGCTGGGCGACGGCAACGTGCCCGAGATCAGCGCCGACTCCGGCCAGCACGTGGTGCTGGCCGCGGATCCGACCATGAAGGACGTCGCGATCACCGACGCCGCGGGCGGCGCCCGGGTACTGTCCGACGTGGACGTCGTCTTCCCGGTGCTGCACGGGGCCTACGGCGAGGACGGCACCATCCAGGGACTGCTGGAGATGGCCGACGTCCCCTACGTCGGCAGCAACGTCCTGTCCTCGGCGGCCAGTATGGACAAGGACTTCATGAAGCGGCTGCTCAAGGCCGAGGGCATCCCGGTGGGGGACTACGTCGTCCTCAAACGCGACCAGACCCTGTCGGAGGCGGAGAAGCAGCGGCTCGGGCTGCCGGTGTTCGTCAAGCCCTCGCGCGCCGGTTCCAGCCTGGGCATCAGCAAGGTCACCGACTGGGACGACCTGGACAAGGCGATCGCGACCGCCCGCGCCGTCGACCCCAAGGTCCTGGTGGAGGCCGCCTTCACCGGGGTGCGGGAACTGGAGTGCGGGGTGCTGGAGCGCGAGGACGGCGGCGCGCCGGACACCACCCCGCCGTTCGAGGTGCTGATCGCCGGAACCGAGGGCTGGTTCGACTTCGAGGCCAAGTACCTCGCGTCCGGCTCCCCCTACGACCTGGCGCCGGACCTGCCCGAGGGCACCGCCGAGCGGATCCGGGAACTGGCCGCGCGGGTGTTCACCGTGATGGACTGCTCGGACCTGGCCCGGGTGGACTTCTTCCTGGCCTCCGACGGCACCGTCTACGTCAACGAGATCAACACGATGCCGGGCCTGACCCCCGGTTCCGGGGTCCCGGTGGCCTGGGCCAACGCCGGGGTCGACTACCCCGAACTGGTGGCGCGGCTGGTGCGGCTGGCCGCCAACCGGGGCACCGGACTGCGGTAG
- a CDS encoding HU family DNA-binding protein, which yields MNKAEFIDALVEHLGDRKTALKALDAMLEEIQRAVSKGEKVSFAGFGVFEKRQRAARMARNPRTGEAVRVKKTVVPAFRPGQGFKELVTGEKKMPKRSTGKKSTARKTTAKQTAPAKKSTTRKAAAKKTVRTASKAAKSVTKRVGATKKTAAKKSAKKASRGRLSINPSGSSVRPTSDHQKRGVA from the coding sequence GTGAATAAGGCTGAGTTCATCGACGCGCTCGTCGAGCACCTCGGAGACCGGAAGACGGCTCTCAAAGCACTCGACGCGATGCTGGAGGAAATCCAGCGGGCGGTCTCCAAAGGGGAAAAGGTCTCCTTCGCCGGATTCGGCGTCTTCGAAAAGCGCCAGCGCGCCGCGCGCATGGCACGGAACCCGCGCACCGGTGAGGCTGTGCGGGTCAAGAAAACCGTCGTGCCCGCGTTCCGTCCCGGTCAGGGCTTCAAGGAGCTGGTGACCGGCGAGAAGAAGATGCCCAAGCGGTCTACCGGTAAGAAGTCGACGGCCCGCAAGACGACGGCCAAGCAGACGGCTCCGGCGAAGAAGTCGACCACTCGCAAGGCCGCGGCCAAGAAAACTGTCCGCACCGCCTCTAAGGCGGCCAAGTCCGTGACCAAACGGGTGGGTGCCACTAAGAAGACGGCCGCGAAGAAATCCGCTAAGAAAGCGTCCCGCGGACGTTTATCCATAAACCCGAGTGGGTCATCCGTTAGGCCCACAAGCGATCATCAAAAAAGGGGAGTGGCTTAA
- the leuD gene encoding 3-isopropylmalate dehydratase small subunit → MQSFTVHTGRALPLRRSNVDTDQIIPASYLKRVTRTGFADGLFASWRGDPDFVLNRDAYAESTILVTGTEFGTGSSREHAVWALQDHGFRAVIAPRFGDIFRGNALKGGLLPVELDTSAVEWLWDAVEADPSIEVTVDLERREVIAGQQVWKFDLDDHSRWRLLEGLDDIDLTLRDESAITAFESERPLWLPRTLPVA, encoded by the coding sequence ATGCAGAGCTTCACCGTCCATACCGGCCGCGCCCTGCCGCTGCGCCGCTCCAACGTGGATACCGACCAGATCATCCCGGCCAGTTACCTCAAGCGGGTGACGCGCACCGGCTTCGCCGACGGCCTGTTCGCCTCGTGGCGTGGCGATCCCGATTTCGTTCTCAATCGGGATGCATATGCGGAATCCACCATCCTGGTGACGGGAACCGAATTCGGCACCGGATCCTCGCGGGAACACGCCGTGTGGGCGTTGCAGGACCACGGTTTCCGCGCGGTCATCGCGCCTCGTTTCGGCGACATCTTCCGCGGCAACGCCCTCAAGGGAGGGCTGTTGCCTGTCGAGTTGGACACATCCGCCGTCGAATGGCTGTGGGACGCCGTCGAGGCGGACCCCTCCATAGAGGTCACGGTCGATCTGGAGCGCCGGGAAGTCATTGCCGGGCAACAGGTATGGAAATTCGACCTCGACGATCACAGTCGGTGGCGATTGCTGGAGGGATTGGACGACATAGATCTGACGCTTCGGGACGAATCGGCCATCACGGCCTTCGAATCCGAACGTCCGTTGTGGCTTCCACGGACACTGCCGGTGGCGTGA
- the mraY gene encoding phospho-N-acetylmuramoyl-pentapeptide-transferase has protein sequence MRSVLIGAIVAFVISIFITPFAIKLLRRWQQPVRNELGLASNEGKQRTPTMGGIVFVCATVIAYAVGHVSLLPLQGRPHLPTVTGLMLLGLLVGGAFIGLLDDILKVVKRHPGGLAGRYKILGQIVVGAGFGAMALYLPSPEGYTVGTGHLSLVRDLPWANITEIGALVVFVLVVMAASNSVNLTDGLDGLAAGSTAIVMAAYVVIAFWQYRHWCAEVPKLGPCYEVRDPLEVALVAGAAAGALVGFLWWNTSPAKIIMGDVGSLGLGCLIAGMAMATRTLLLLPVVCGLFVFVTSSRIIQYVSFKTTGKRVFRMSPIHHHFEMAGWSEVTIVTRFWLLAAISASLAIGVFFAEFLRAAGG, from the coding sequence TTGCGATCCGTGCTCATCGGCGCCATCGTTGCCTTCGTCATCTCCATCTTCATCACCCCGTTCGCGATCAAGCTGTTGCGCCGCTGGCAACAGCCGGTGCGCAACGAGCTCGGTCTGGCCAGCAACGAGGGCAAGCAGCGAACCCCGACGATGGGCGGGATCGTCTTCGTCTGCGCCACCGTCATCGCCTACGCGGTAGGGCATGTGTCGCTGCTGCCGCTACAGGGACGACCGCACCTGCCGACCGTCACCGGGCTCATGTTGCTGGGACTGTTGGTGGGCGGCGCGTTCATCGGACTGCTGGACGACATCCTGAAGGTGGTGAAGCGGCACCCGGGCGGGCTGGCCGGGCGGTACAAGATCCTCGGACAGATCGTCGTCGGTGCCGGATTCGGCGCGATGGCGCTGTACCTGCCGAGCCCCGAAGGCTACACAGTGGGCACCGGACATCTTTCACTCGTACGAGACCTTCCGTGGGCCAACATCACCGAGATCGGCGCGCTCGTCGTCTTCGTACTCGTCGTCATGGCGGCATCGAACAGCGTCAATCTCACCGACGGGCTGGACGGACTGGCGGCGGGATCGACGGCCATCGTGATGGCGGCCTATGTGGTCATCGCGTTCTGGCAGTACCGGCACTGGTGCGCCGAGGTCCCGAAACTGGGGCCCTGCTACGAGGTCCGCGATCCGCTGGAGGTGGCGCTGGTCGCCGGTGCCGCGGCCGGGGCGCTCGTCGGATTCCTGTGGTGGAACACGTCTCCGGCCAAAATCATCATGGGCGACGTCGGCTCGCTGGGGCTCGGCTGCCTGATCGCGGGAATGGCGATGGCCACCCGCACACTGCTGTTGCTGCCCGTGGTGTGTGGACTGTTCGTCTTCGTGACTTCGTCCCGGATCATCCAGTATGTCTCCTTTAAGACCACTGGAAAGCGCGTATTCCGTATGTCCCCCATACATCACCATTTCGAGATGGCCGGATGGAGCGAGGTCACCATCGTGACCAGGTTCTGGCTGCTGGCCGCGATCTCGGCCTCGCTGGCCATCGGGGTGTTCTTCGCGGAATTCCTGCGCGCCGCGGGCGGATAA
- a CDS encoding NAD(P)H-dependent glycerol-3-phosphate dehydrogenase, whose amino-acid sequence MMAHVAVMAAGSWGTTFAKILADAGNTVRMWARREKVVEDINVHHMNPDYLPDVPLLSTITATANPLEALDGAEMVVLAVPSQTLRDNLADWAPHIGRDVTVISLMKGVELGTLKRMSEVIHEVGKVDFDRIAVVTGPNLAKEIASEQPTAAVVACIDAARAERVQDVITTKYFRPYTNTDVVGCELGGAIKNVIGLAFGMASGMGLGDNTKATLITRGLAEAIRLGSALGADPLTFSGLAGLGDLVATCVSPLSRNHTFGVALGRGRTLAEAQEITRQTAEGVKSCRSIRDLARAHDVEMPITEQVEKVCYEGLSPRQAVAELMSRDTKSE is encoded by the coding sequence CTGATGGCACACGTGGCGGTTATGGCAGCCGGGTCGTGGGGGACGACCTTCGCCAAGATCCTCGCCGACGCGGGGAACACGGTACGGATGTGGGCGCGACGGGAGAAGGTGGTCGAGGACATCAACGTCCACCACATGAATCCCGACTATCTTCCCGACGTCCCGCTGCTGTCGACCATCACGGCCACCGCGAATCCGCTCGAGGCCCTGGACGGCGCCGAGATGGTCGTCCTGGCCGTCCCCAGCCAGACCCTGCGCGACAACCTGGCCGACTGGGCGCCCCACATCGGCCGTGACGTCACCGTCATCAGCCTCATGAAGGGCGTGGAACTGGGTACGCTCAAGCGGATGAGCGAGGTCATCCACGAGGTGGGCAAAGTGGACTTCGACCGGATCGCCGTGGTGACCGGTCCCAACCTCGCCAAGGAGATAGCCTCCGAACAGCCCACCGCCGCCGTGGTCGCGTGCATCGACGCCGCCCGCGCCGAGCGGGTGCAGGACGTCATCACCACCAAGTACTTCCGCCCGTACACCAACACCGACGTCGTCGGCTGCGAACTGGGCGGCGCGATCAAGAACGTCATCGGCCTCGCCTTCGGTATGGCCTCCGGCATGGGTCTTGGCGACAACACCAAGGCCACCCTCATCACCCGCGGCCTGGCCGAGGCCATCCGGCTCGGCAGCGCGCTCGGCGCCGACCCGCTGACCTTCTCCGGCCTGGCCGGACTGGGCGACCTGGTCGCCACCTGCGTGTCCCCGTTGTCGCGCAACCACACCTTCGGGGTGGCGCTGGGACGCGGCCGCACGCTGGCCGAGGCACAGGAGATCACCCGCCAGACCGCCGAGGGCGTCAAGAGCTGTCGCTCCATTCGCGACCTGGCCCGCGCGCACGACGTCGAGATGCCGATCACCGAACAGGTCGAGAAGGTCTGTTACGAAGGACTGTCCCCCCGGCAGGCGGTCGCCGAACTCATGTCACGCGACACCAAATCCGAGTAG
- a CDS encoding TetR/AcrR family transcriptional regulator, which translates to MDVRHDTQQAVRPKGRPRSTAVGEAITEATLDLIAESGSIETLSIEAIATRAGVGKATIYRRWPNKEALVVDAVGTLKGAIPELDGDSVRADLIVLANTIRRSSDTREGKILPCLILELKRNPELARQYDKAMNSRREVTKDVLRGGIARGELRADIDIDTVTAMFSAPLLMMSVMGNYNEVEREGLAERVVDTLLNGIAAR; encoded by the coding sequence ATGGATGTCAGACACGACACCCAGCAGGCCGTGCGGCCGAAGGGTCGGCCGCGCAGCACCGCCGTCGGGGAGGCGATCACCGAGGCGACCCTCGACCTGATCGCCGAGTCCGGCTCCATCGAAACCCTGTCCATCGAGGCGATCGCGACCCGCGCGGGTGTCGGCAAGGCCACCATCTACCGACGGTGGCCCAACAAGGAGGCGTTGGTCGTCGACGCCGTCGGCACCCTCAAGGGCGCGATCCCCGAACTGGACGGCGACAGCGTCCGCGCCGACCTGATCGTCCTGGCCAACACGATCCGCCGCAGCAGCGACACCCGTGAGGGCAAGATACTGCCGTGCCTGATCCTGGAGCTCAAACGCAACCCGGAACTGGCACGGCAGTACGACAAGGCGATGAACTCGCGCCGCGAGGTCACCAAGGACGTGCTGCGCGGCGGGATCGCGCGCGGCGAACTGCGCGCCGACATCGACATCGACACCGTCACCGCGATGTTCAGCGCGCCGCTGTTGATGATGTCGGTGATGGGCAACTACAACGAGGTCGAACGCGAGGGCCTGGCTGAACGGGTCGTCGACACGCTGCTGAACGGCATCGCGGCGCGATAA
- a CDS encoding MFS transporter, which produces MPQQASPTLPETGHPRRWFILSALVLSLIVVVLDNTVLNVAMKVIADPKEGLGANQAELEWSINSYTLVFAGLLFTFGVIGDRIGRKRMLLAGLVLFGLTSVASAFAQNPEQLIWARAGMGIGAAAIMPATLSILTNVFAPKDRGRAIGIWSGAVGIGIAIGPIIGGALLEQFWWGSVFLINAPVVIIALLAIGFVAPESRNPNKVPLDFGGVILSILGLVSLTYGIIEGGETGDWGQIGVWGPTAFGVVVLAAFVLYERRIAHPALDVRLFKERRFASASAVISLLFFAAMGLMFFMTFYIQIIKGLSPLETGLMFLPFAGAMLIFSPLSAGMVKRFGPKVVATAGMTAITAAFAGYILLDADTPLWVMAVMFFVQGSGMANVMPPAMDTIMGSVPREKSGVGSAVGNTLRQVGGSLGVAVLGSVLSQLYRDDISGKIPAGLETGDVDPAESIASTYGVAQQMGPAGRELMNSATDSFIAAMHTTAIVSALVGLAGIIVAVTLFPRRNATPAAPQQRESDDKAPQPALVDA; this is translated from the coding sequence GTGCCCCAGCAGGCTTCCCCGACGCTGCCCGAGACCGGGCACCCCCGTCGCTGGTTCATCTTGAGCGCTCTGGTGCTCAGCCTCATCGTCGTCGTCCTGGACAACACCGTCCTGAACGTGGCGATGAAGGTCATCGCCGACCCGAAGGAAGGCCTGGGCGCCAACCAGGCCGAACTGGAATGGTCCATCAACTCCTACACCCTTGTCTTCGCCGGTCTGCTGTTCACGTTCGGTGTGATCGGCGACCGCATCGGCCGCAAGCGGATGCTGCTGGCCGGTCTGGTGCTGTTCGGTCTGACGTCGGTGGCCTCGGCCTTCGCCCAGAATCCGGAGCAGCTGATCTGGGCCCGTGCCGGTATGGGCATCGGCGCCGCGGCCATCATGCCCGCGACTTTGTCCATTTTGACCAATGTGTTCGCGCCGAAGGACCGGGGCCGCGCCATCGGCATCTGGTCCGGCGCGGTCGGCATCGGCATCGCCATCGGCCCGATCATCGGCGGCGCGCTGCTGGAACAGTTCTGGTGGGGCTCGGTGTTCCTCATCAACGCGCCGGTCGTGATCATCGCGCTGCTGGCCATCGGATTCGTCGCCCCCGAATCCCGCAACCCCAACAAGGTCCCGCTGGACTTCGGCGGCGTGATCCTGTCCATCCTGGGTCTGGTCTCGCTGACCTACGGCATCATCGAGGGCGGCGAAACCGGTGACTGGGGCCAGATCGGCGTGTGGGGACCGACCGCGTTCGGCGTCGTCGTCCTGGCCGCGTTCGTGCTGTACGAGCGCAGGATCGCGCACCCGGCCCTGGACGTGCGGCTGTTCAAGGAGCGGCGTTTCGCCAGCGCCTCGGCGGTCATCTCGCTGCTGTTCTTCGCCGCCATGGGCCTGATGTTCTTCATGACCTTCTACATCCAGATCATCAAGGGGCTCAGCCCGTTGGAGACCGGTCTGATGTTCCTGCCGTTCGCCGGTGCCATGCTGATCTTCTCGCCGCTCAGCGCCGGAATGGTGAAGCGCTTCGGCCCCAAGGTCGTGGCTACCGCCGGGATGACGGCCATCACCGCCGCCTTCGCCGGGTACATACTGCTGGACGCCGACACGCCGCTGTGGGTCATGGCCGTCATGTTCTTCGTGCAGGGCTCCGGGATGGCCAACGTGATGCCGCCGGCCATGGACACCATCATGGGTTCGGTGCCGCGCGAGAAGTCCGGTGTCGGTTCGGCCGTGGGCAACACGTTGCGGCAGGTCGGCGGTTCGCTGGGCGTCGCGGTGCTGGGATCGGTGCTGTCGCAGTTGTACCGCGACGACATCAGCGGCAAGATCCCGGCCGGTCTGGAGACCGGCGACGTGGACCCGGCCGAGTCGATCGCCTCGACCTACGGTGTCGCCCAGCAGATGGGGCCCGCGGGCCGCGAGCTGATGAACTCCGCGACCGACTCGTTCATCGCGGCCATGCACACGACCGCTATCGTGTCGGCACTCGTCGGACTGGCCGGCATCATCGTGGCGGTCACCCTGTTCCCACGGCGCAACGCCACCCCCGCCGCGCCGCAGCAGCGGGAGTCCGACGACAAGGCGCCGCAACCGGCGCTCGTGGACGCGTAA